A single genomic interval of Helianthus annuus cultivar XRQ/B chromosome 13, HanXRQr2.0-SUNRISE, whole genome shotgun sequence harbors:
- the LOC110898773 gene encoding calpain-type cysteine protease DEK1 encodes MAGDDKELILACTISGTLFALLGSASFAILWAVNWRPWRIYSWIYARKWPSFLQGPQLGILCGFLSLCAWIIVISPIVVLVAWGSWLILILGRDIIGLAVIMAGTALLLAFYSIMLWWRTQWQSSRAVAVLLLLAVALLCAYELCAVYVTAGSTAPQRYSPSGFFFGVSAIALAINMLFICRMVFNGNGLDVDEYVRSAYKFAYSDCIEVGPVACLPEPPDPNDLYPRQSRRVSHLGLLYLGSLLVLLVYSILYGLTAKESNWLGAITSAAVIILDWNMGACLYGFQLLQSRVIALFVAGTSRVFLICFGVHYWYLGHCISYAVVGSVLLGAAVTRHLSITNPLAARRDALQSTVIRLREGFRRKEQNSSSSSSEGCGSSIKRSSSAEVGHLGNSTHCMGEPNSWAHMEGVNSEKSLDSGRPSLALRSSSCRSVIQEGAVGPSSYADRNPDPNSSLMVCSSSGLESQGCESNDSGNQHVLENLAMAFQEKFNDPRIASLLKRRARAGDIELTNLLQDKGLDPNFAVMLKEKGLDPTILALLQRSSLDADRDHRDNNEIMINDSNNDVNNDLPNQISLSEELRIRGLEKWLRICRLLLHHIAGTPERAWVLFSFVFIVETVIVGQFRPKTVEVIGATHQQFEFGCAVLLLSLVICSIMAFLRALQAEDMVMTSKPRKYGFIAWLLSTCVGLLLSFLSKSSVLLGLSLTVPLMVASLSVAIPIWIRNGYRFWVSRDNYGNQVGNYRSFWMKEGVVLSICISVFVGSVLALGAIVSAKPLEDLGYKGWAGGQNSIKSPYASSVYLGWAMASIIALIVTGLLPIASWFATYRFSLSSAICVAIFSVVLVASCGASYLEVVNSRDDDVPEKSDFLAALLPLVCVPALLSLCSGLLKWKDDNWRLSRGAYVFIIIGLLLLLSAISAVIVIIKPWTIGASFLLLLLLIVLAIGIIHFWASNNFYLTRMQTFVVSFLAFLLALAAFFVGSHQGKFFVGASVGYFSFLFLLAGRALTVLLSPPIVVYSPRVLPVYVYDAHADCGKNVSVAFIVLYGIALAIEGWGVVASLVIYPPFAGAAVSAITLVVSFGFAVSRPCLTLEMMEDAVHFLSKDTVIQTIARSATKTRNALAGTYSAPQRSASSAALLVGDPNITRDRAGNFVLPRADVMKLRDRLKNEELAAGSIIRKIKHGILFRHDSANDAGYRREMCAHARILALEEAIDTEWVYMWDKFGGYLLLLLGLTAKAERVQDEVRLRLFLDSIGFSDLSAKKIKKWMPEDRRQFEIIQESYIREKEMEEEVLMQRREEEGRGKERRKALLEKEERKWKEIEATLISSIPNAGSREAAAMSAAVRAVGGDSVLDDSFARERVSSIARRIRATQLARRALQTGISGAVCVLDDEPVTSGRYCGQLDPTICLSQKVSFSMAVMIQPESGPVCLLGTEFQKQVCWEILVAGSEQGIEAGQVGLRLITKGDRQTTVSKEWNIGAACIADGRWHMVTVTIDADLGEATCYLDGGFDGYQTGLPLRVGNGIWEQGTEVWVGVRPPTDVDAFGRSDSEGSESKMHIMDLFLWGRSLSEDEISALSAAMGSTEYNMFDLPEDNWQWTDSPPRVDEWDSDPAEVDLYDRDDVDWDGQYSSGRKRRSEREGVVVDMDSFTRRLRKPRTETHEEIIQQMLSVELAVKENLLAKGEAHFTDQEFPPNDRSLFVDPDNPPSKLQVVSKWSKPTEIVAENQLGSPPCLFSGDVNPSDVCQGRLGDCWFLSAVAVLTEVSRISEVIITPEYNEEGIYTVRFCIQGEWVPVVVDDWIPCESPGKPAFATSKKGNELWVSLLEKAYAKLHGSYEALEGGLVQDALVDLTGGAGEEIDMRSAQAQIDLASGRLWSQLLRFKQEGFLLGAGSPSGSDVHISSSGIVQGHAYSLLQVREVDGHKLVQIRNPWANEVEWNGPWSDSSPEWTDRMKHKLKHVPRAKDGIFWMSWQDFQIHFRSIYVCRVYPPEMKYSVHGQWRGYSAGGCQDYDTWHQNPQFRIRATGSDASCPIHVFITLTQGVSFSRTTAGFRNYQSSHDSMMFYIGMRIIKTRGRRAAYNIYLHESVGGTDYVNSREISCEMVLEPDPRGYTIVPTTIHPGEEAPFVLSVFTKASITLEAL; translated from the exons ATGGCTGGGGATGATAAGGAGTTAATATTGGCATGCACTATTTCGGGAACTCTTTTCGCTTTGTTGGGGTCGGCTTCTTTTGCGATACTTTGGGCAGTTAATTGGCGGCCATGGCGGATTTACAG TTGGATATATGCTAGAAAGTGGCCAAGTTTCTTACAAGGGCCTCAACTGGGTATATTATGCGGATTTCTGTCACTATGTGCATGGATAATTGTCATCTCTCCAATTGTAGTTCTAGTAGCATGGGGAAGTTGGTTAATATTAATATTGGGGCGAGATATTATCGGTTTAGCAGTTATCATGGCTGGAACAGCTCTGCTTTTAGCTTTCTATTCAATCATGCTTTGGTGGAGAACACAATGGCAGAGTTCAA GGGCGGTTGCTGTTCTTCTACTTCTGGCGGTTGCACTGCTATGTGCATATGAACTGTGTGCAGTATATGTGACAGCTGGCTCAACTGCTCCACAACGATATTCACCTTCTGGATTCTTCTTCGGGGTGTCAGCAATTGCTTTAGCAATCAATATGCTCTTCATTTGCAGAATGGTCTTTAACG GTAATGGTTTGGATGTTGATGAGTATGTTCGAAGTGCATATAAGTTTGCGTATTCGGACTGTATTGAAGTGGGGCCCGTTGCATGTTTACCTGAACCACCAGATCCAAATGATTTATATCCTCGTCAGTCTAGAAG GGTGTCACATCTCGGGCTTCTTTACCTTGGGTCACTTCTTGTACTTCTTGTGTATTCTATATTATACGGTTTAACAGCAAAGGAGTCCAATTGGCTTGGGGCAATTACATCAGCTGCCGTTATAATTCTTg ATTGGAACATGGGTGCCTGTTTATACGGTTTTCAACTTCTTCAAAGCCGTGTTATTGCTCTCTTTGTTGCTGGCACTTCTCGTGTTTTCTTGATTTGCTTTGGAGTTCATTACTG GTATCTTGGGCACTGTATTAGTTACGCTGTTGTGGGGTCCGTTTTACTTGGTGCAGCTGTAACTCGTCATTTATCTATCACAAACCCATTAGCTGCAAGGAGAGACGCTTTACAAAGTACTGTAATTCGTTTACGTGAGGGTTTCAGAAGAAAAGAACAGAACAGTTCATCAAGCTCATCAGAAGGGTGTGGGTCAAGTATCAAACGAAGTAGCAGTGCCGAAGTGGGCCACCTCGGTAACAGTACACATTGCATGGGTGAGCCGAACAGCTGGGCCCACATGGAAGGGGTCAACAGTGAGAAAAGTTTGGATAGTGGAAGACCAAGTTTAGCTCTACGTAGCAGTTCATGTCGATCAGTTATTCAAGAGGGTGCGGTTGGCCCGTCATCATACGCAGATAGAAATCCTGACCCGAATAGCTCATTGATGGTCTGTTCTAGCAGCGGGCTCGAGAGCCAAGGGTGCGAGTCTAACGACTCGGGTAACCAACATGTTCTTGAAAATCTGGCGATGGCGTTTCAAGAAAAATTTAACGACCCCAGAATTGCGTCTTTATTGAAAAGGAGAGCACGTGCAGGAGACATTGAGTTGACTAATTTATTGCAAGATAAAGGGTTAGACCCGAATTTTGCTGttatgttgaaagaaaaagggttggATCCAACGATACTCGCACTGTTGCAAAGGAGTAGTTTGGATGCAGATAGAGATCATCGTGATAATAACGAGATTATGATAAACGATTCTAACAACGATGTTAATAACGATTTGCCTAATCAAATTTCGTTATCTGAAGAACTTAGGATTCGCGGGCTGGAAAAATGGTTAAGAATCTGTAGATTGCTTTTGCATCATATCGCTGGTACACCTGAACGGGCATGGGTTCTTTTTAGTTTTGTGTTTATTGTTGAAACTGTTATTGTGGGCCAGTTTCGTCCGAAAACAGTTGAAGTCATTGGTGCAACACACCAGCAG TTTGAGTTTGGGTGTGCGGTGCTGTTATTATCCCTCGTTATTTGTTCCATCATGGCATTCCTGCGGGCCTTACAAGCAGAAGACATGGTCATGACATCCAAACCTCGAAAG TATGGTTTTATTGCTTGGCTACTGAGCACATGTGTTGGCCTTCTGCTGTCTTTCTTGAG CAAGTCATCTGTTCTTCTTGGGTTGTCTTTGACTGTTCCACTCATGGTAGCATCTCTTTCTGTTGCAATTCCTATTTGGATACGTAACGGCTACCGTTTTTGGGTATCAAGAGATAATTATGGAAATCAAGTCGGAAATTATCGCTCATTTTGGATGAAAGAG GGAGTTGTTCTTTCGATCTGTATATCAGTATTTGTCGGATCAGTATTAGCTCTTGGTGCAATAGTCTCCGCAAAACCTTTAGAGGATTTGGGCTACAAGGGTTGGGCCGGTGGTCAAAACAGTATCAAATCACCATACGCATCGTCAGTTTACCTGGGTTGGGCCATGGCCTCCATAATTGCTTTAATAGTTACGGGTCTGTTACCAATTGCATCATGGTTCGCCACATACCGATTTTCGCTCTCTTCAGCTATATGTGTAGCCATATTTTCAG TTGTTCTGGTTGCATCTTGTGGTGCATCGTATCTGGAAGTTGTGAATTCAAGGGATGATGATGTACCAGAAAAAAGCGATTTTCTAGCTGCGTTACTTCCATTAGTGTGCGTCCCCGCTTTGCTATCTCTTTGTTCTGGTTTGCTTAAATG GAAGGATGACAACTGGAGGCTTTCACGAGGTGCTTACGTGTTCATTATCAttggtcttcttcttcttcttagtGCAATATCAGCTGTTATAGTCATAATCAAACCATGGACG ATCGGGGCATCATTTCTTTTACTTCTCCTACTCATAGTCCTAGCTATCGGTATCATTCACTTCTGGGCTTCGAATAACTTTTACTTAACCAGAATGCAAACATTTGTGGTTTCTTTTCTTGCATTTCTACTGGCCCTTGCTGCATTCTTTGTTGGATCACATCAAG GCAAATTTTTTGTTGGAGCTTCTGTGGGTTACTTCTCGTTTTTGTTTCTTCTGGCTGGCAGAGCATTAACT GTGCTTCTTTCACCTCCTATCGTAGTATATTCTCCACGAGTGTTACCCGTATATGTATACGATGCACATGCAGATTGTGGGAAAAATGTCAG TGTAGCTTTCATTGTCCTTTATGGGATTGCATTAGCAATCGAAGGCTGGGGCGTTGTTGCAAGTTTAGTGATTTATCCACCGTTTGCCGGAGCAGCTGTTTCAGCAATTACACTTGTTGTGTCATTTGGGTTTGCTGTGTCTCGTCCATGTTTGACTCTTGAG ATGATGGAAGATGCTGTACACTTTCTTAGTAAGGACACTGTCATTCAAACTATTGCTCGATCTGCCACCAAG ACAAGAAATGCGCTAGCGGGAACGTATTCGGCTCCTCAAAGATCTGCCAGCTCAGCTGCTCTTTTAGTCGGAGACCCTAACATTACACGAGATCGAGCAGGGAATTTTGTGCTCCCCAGAGCTGATGTCATGAAATTAAGAGATCGATTGAAAAACGAAGAATTAGCTGCAGGATCGATTATTCGAAAAATAAAACACGGGATATTATTTCGACACGACTCAGCTAATGACGCTGGTTATAGAAGAGAAATGTGTGCGCACGCAAGAATTTTAGCATTAGAAGAAGCAATCGATACAGAATGGGTGTACATGTGGGATAAATTCGGTGGTTATTTACTTCTTTTGCTAGGTTTAACTGCTAAAGCTGAACGTGTACAG GATGAGGTTCGTTTAAGACTTTTTCTCGATAGCATCGGTTTTTCAGATCTAAGTGCTAAAAAGATAAAGAAATGGATGCCGGAAGACCGTAGGCAGTTTGAAATTATACAAGAGAG TTATATAAGAGAAAAGGAGATGGAAGAGGAAGTATTGATGCAGAGAcgtgaagaagaaggaagggGTAAAGAGAGAAGAAAAGCTCTTttagaaaaggaagaaagaaaatgGAAGGAAATAGAAGCTACTCTTATATCATCGATTCCAAATGCCGGAAGTCGGGAAGCAGCCGCCATGTCAGCGGCAGTCAGGGCGGTTGGTGGTGATTCGGTTCTCGATGATTCTTTTGCACGGGAACGAGTGTCAAGTATCGCACGAAGAATTCGTGCCACTCAGTTAGCCCGTCGGGCCCTCCAG ACGGGAATCTCAGGTGCGGTGTGTGTTCTTGATGATGAACCAGTAACGAGCGGTAGATATTGTGGCCAGCTGGATCCGACTATCTGCCTTAGCCAAAAGGTTAGTTTTTCGATGGCGGTTATGATCCAGCCCGAGTCTGGGCCTGTTTGTCTTCTGGGTACCGAGTTTCAGAAACAAGTGTGTTGGGAGATTCTCGTTGCGGGTTCCGAGCAAGGAATTGAAGCGGGCCAAGTCGGGCTTAGGCTCATAACAAAGGGAGACAGACAAACTACTGTTTCAAAAGAGTGGAATATTGGTGCAGCATGTATTGCTGATGGAAG GTGGCATATGGTTACTGTTACCATTGACGCTGATTTAGGGGAGGCGACCTGCTACCTAGACGGCGGGTTTGATGGATACCAAACCGGGTTACCATTACGTGTTGGAAACGGCATTTGGGAGCAGGGAACAGAAGTTTGGGTCGGTGTTAGACCACCAACTGACGTGGATGCGTTTGGGCGGTCTGATAGTGAAGGATCCGAATCCAAAATGCACATAATGGATCTTTTCCTATGGGGACGATCCTTATCAGAAGATGAAATTTCTGCTCTATCTGCAGCCATGGGGTCCACCGAGTACAACATGTTTGATCTCCCTGAGGATAATTGGCAATGGACAGATTCTCCCCCTAGA GTTGATGAATGGGATAGTGATCCTGCTGAGGTGGATTTATACGACAGAGATGACGTTGACTGGGACGGACAATATTCAAGCGGGAGAAAAAGAAGATCCGAACGTGAAGGAGTGGTGGTTGATATGGATTCTTTCACAAGACGGTTGAGAAAACCGAGAACCGAAACTCATGAAGAGATCATTCAACAAATGCTATCTGTTGAACTTGCGGTTAAAGAAAATCTCCTGGCTAAAGGAGAAGCACACTTTACTGACCAAGAGTTCCCGCCAAATGACCGCTCGTTGTTTGTGGACCCCGATAACCCTCCCTCTAAATTGCAAGTCGTGTCTAAATGGTCGAAACCAACTGAAATCGTAGCGGAAAACCAGCTCGGTTCTCCCCCGTGCTTATTTTCGGGTGACGTAAATCCTTCTGATGTCTGTCAG GGCCGGTTGGGTGATTGTTGGTTTTTGAGTGCGGTTGCTGTTCTGACCGAGGTTTCTCGAATATCAGAGGTTATAATTACTCCCGAGTATAACGAGGAAGGAATCTACACAGTCCGTTTCTGTATTCAG GGCGAATGGGTTCCGGTTGTTGTTGATGACTGGATTCCATGTGAATCACCAGGAAAACCGGCTTTTGCCACAAGTAAAAAGGGGAATGAGCTATGGGTTTCATTATTAGAAAAAGCATACGCCAAACTTCACGGGTCCTACGAGGCACTAGAAGGCGGGCTAGTCCAAGACGCACTTGTTGACCTAACGGGCGGTGCTGGTGAAGAGATTGACATGAGAAGTGCACAGGCTCAGATCGATCTCGCTAGCGGGAGATTATGGTCTCAATTGTTACGATTCAAACAAGAAGGATTCTTATTAGGCGCCGGAAGCCCATCGGGTTCAGATGTTCATATATCTTCAAGCGGGATTGTTCAGGGCCATGCTTACTCGTTGTTACAGGTGCGGGAAGTTGATGGACATAAACTCGTGCAAATTAGAAACCCATGGGCTAATGAAGTGGAATGGAACGGCCCGTGGTCTGATTCATCGCCAGAATGGACGGACAGGATGAAACACAAACTTAAGCATGTTCCTCGG GCAAAAGACGGTATATTCTGGATGTCATGGCAAGATTTCCAGATTCATTTCCGATCTATATACGTTTGTCGGGTCTACCCACCCGAGATGAAATACTCGGTCCATGGTCAATGGCGAGGTTACAGTGCTGGTGGCTGCCAGGATTACGACACGTGGCACCAAAACCCTCAATTCAGAATCCGAGCCACTGGTTCAGACGCATCATGTCCCATACACGTGTTCATAACCTTGACTCAG GGGGTGAGTTTCTCGAGAACAACAGCTGGATTCCGAAACTATCAATCTAGTCATGATTCGATGATGTTCTACATTGGAATGAGGATAATCAAGACACGTGGACGCCGTGCTGCTTATAATATCTATTTACACGAATCGGTTGGTGGGACCGATTATGTAAATTCCCGAGAAATATCATGTGAGATGGTTTTGGAGCCTGACCCGCGCGGTTACACAATAGTACCAACAACGATACACCCCGGAGAAGAAGCCCCTTTTGTTCTTTCTGTTTTCACCAAAGCATCCATCACTCTCGAAGCTTTATAG